The Stappia sp. genome window below encodes:
- a CDS encoding DUF2764 family protein — MSDPFQYVTLVASLPHLRPIFTQAHLPLSPYRLGERLKMLEEEHRAILDRVVSVVGWSSVAANDADADVIARFEAAMADLEAYPTLVALLRRRLETRQLVAALRFRREGADESVAAGFGTGRVARAIRANWSDPGFGLAAEHAWLREAQGPVARNDHIALERIVLTEVFRQIERVGAGHHFDFEAVVLYALRFQVMERWRRYDTDRARTRLSRLLESTLETASGSLAGLTPRSRESLS, encoded by the coding sequence ATGTCCGACCCGTTCCAATACGTCACGCTGGTCGCGAGCCTGCCGCATCTGCGCCCGATCTTCACCCAGGCGCATCTGCCGCTGTCGCCCTATCGGCTCGGCGAGCGGCTGAAGATGCTGGAGGAAGAGCACCGCGCGATCCTGGACCGGGTCGTGTCGGTGGTCGGCTGGTCGAGCGTTGCGGCAAACGACGCGGATGCCGACGTCATCGCCCGCTTCGAGGCCGCCATGGCGGATCTGGAGGCCTATCCGACGCTGGTCGCCCTGTTGCGCCGGCGTCTGGAGACGCGTCAACTGGTGGCGGCGCTGCGGTTCCGCCGCGAGGGCGCGGACGAAAGCGTGGCGGCGGGGTTCGGAACGGGCCGCGTGGCCCGCGCGATCCGGGCGAACTGGAGCGACCCGGGCTTCGGGCTGGCGGCTGAGCATGCCTGGCTGCGCGAGGCGCAGGGGCCGGTCGCGCGCAACGATCACATCGCGCTGGAGCGGATCGTGCTCACCGAGGTGTTTCGCCAGATCGAGCGCGTCGGCGCCGGTCATCATTTCGATTTCGAGGCGGTTGTCCTCTACGCCCTGCGCTTTCAGGTGATGGAACGCTGGCGCCGCTACGACACGGACAGGGCCCGCACGCGCCTGTCCCGCCTTCTCGAATCCACGTTGGAAACGGCGTCCGGATCGCTTGCCGGCCTGACGCCCCGCTCCCGGGAGAGCCTGTCATGA
- a CDS encoding ATP synthase subunit C, giving the protein MTELVLVLGWLGLFAPVALGAMGSSIGCARAGSAAIGAMLDTETGYGRYVGASLMPSSQVIYGIVIMFSLQRDPMTAEAAAAVFGVGLLAGLALFYVGIRQGEVLASAIVASKAKPEIFGISLAPAAVLEGFAVFALVFALVLSGTIPA; this is encoded by the coding sequence GTGACTGAACTGGTTCTTGTTCTAGGGTGGCTGGGCCTCTTCGCACCGGTCGCATTGGGCGCCATGGGCAGCAGCATCGGTTGCGCGCGCGCCGGCAGCGCCGCCATCGGCGCGATGCTCGACACCGAAACCGGCTATGGCCGCTATGTCGGCGCCTCGCTGATGCCCTCGTCGCAGGTCATCTACGGCATCGTCATCATGTTCTCGCTGCAGCGCGATCCGATGACCGCCGAAGCCGCCGCCGCCGTCTTCGGCGTGGGGCTGCTGGCGGGTCTGGCGCTCTTCTACGTCGGTATCCGGCAGGGCGAGGTGCTCGCCTCGGCGATTGTCGCCTCCAAGGCAAAGCCGGAGATCTTCGGCATTTCGCTGGCGCCGGCGGCCGTGCTGGAAGGCTTCGCCGTCTTCGCGCTGGTCTTCGCGCTGGTGCTGAGCGGCACGATCCCGGCCTGA
- a CDS encoding universal stress protein — MYRKILIPVDLAHVGRLQKALTTAADLARHYKIPVCYCGVTTQTPSSLAHTPAEFGEKLAAFAEGQAAEHGIETTSHPVASHDPTIDLDATLMKVIEETGADLVVMASHVPNITDYIWPSNGGTIATHSSASVFVVRET, encoded by the coding sequence ATGTACCGAAAAATTTTGATACCGGTCGACCTGGCCCATGTCGGTCGCCTGCAAAAGGCGCTGACGACGGCCGCGGATCTCGCCCGACACTACAAGATCCCGGTGTGCTACTGTGGGGTCACCACGCAAACACCCAGTTCGCTGGCGCACACGCCCGCGGAGTTCGGCGAAAAGCTGGCGGCCTTCGCCGAGGGCCAGGCCGCGGAGCACGGCATCGAGACGACCAGCCATCCGGTCGCCTCGCACGATCCGACCATCGACCTGGACGCGACGCTGATGAAGGTGATCGAGGAGACGGGCGCCGATCTCGTGGTGATGGCGTCGCATGTGCCCAACATCACGGATTACATCTGGCCGTCCAATGGCGGAACCATCGCCACGCATTCGTCGGCCTCGGTATTCGTCGTCCGCGAGACCTGA
- a CDS encoding methyltransferase gives MHHLFIPPVLWAVLLGLMVYARETLPLGSLLDTPARLGGVAVIAAGLGIQAVAAGQFLRARTNLHAFGDPDRLVTDGLFALSRNPMYLGFVLTLAGAALLLNTLSALAGPVVFFLVANAWYIPREERLAEAIFGDAYRAYRARVRRWL, from the coding sequence ATGCATCACCTGTTCATCCCGCCCGTGCTGTGGGCGGTTCTTCTCGGCCTGATGGTCTATGCCCGCGAGACCCTGCCGCTCGGCAGCCTGTTAGACACACCCGCCCGGCTCGGCGGCGTCGCGGTGATCGCCGCCGGGCTCGGCATTCAGGCGGTGGCGGCGGGGCAGTTCCTGCGCGCGCGCACCAATCTGCACGCCTTCGGCGATCCCGACCGGCTGGTGACCGACGGGCTTTTCGCGCTGTCGCGCAATCCGATGTATCTCGGCTTCGTGCTGACGCTGGCGGGCGCGGCCCTTCTTCTCAACACGCTGTCGGCGCTGGCCGGGCCGGTCGTGTTCTTCCTCGTCGCCAATGCCTGGTACATCCCGCGCGAGGAACGCCTCGCGGAGGCGATCTTCGGCGACGCCTACCGCGCCTATCGCGCCCGCGTGCGCCGCTGGCTGTGA
- a CDS encoding enoyl-CoA hydratase/isomerase family protein, whose translation MVSRNAPARSIEVPDVLIRIEGRAGRITLNRPRALNTLTGAMVAAMHTALDAWAEDTRVALVLIDAAGTRAFCAGGDIAEVHALVAAGDLEAARVHVAREYRLDLKIAGYAKPVVALMDGRVMGGGLGISAHARHPVATDRTQAALPECALGWVPDSGASALLAAMPETVATYLALSGAQLSAGDAVGLGVARHIVPAAARDTLTQALCDSGRADEIADFECPPPPGPLAGRRAEIDAVFSASTVAECLDRLDAMAREAGDDAGNGAARERAAWASGTARAIRRHAPLALTLALALLRQGRCGPAPGDLRAAIAREYGIVCQLLETPDFKEGIRALLIDRDRAPRWRQTHDHRFEEAEIDAWFTRGAGFSLSAAFSLADET comes from the coding sequence ATGGTGTCTCGGAACGCACCGGCGCGGTCCATTGAGGTTCCCGACGTCCTGATCCGCATCGAGGGGCGTGCCGGGCGCATCACGCTGAACCGGCCACGCGCTCTCAACACGCTGACGGGCGCGATGGTCGCGGCCATGCACACCGCGCTCGACGCCTGGGCGGAGGATACACGGGTCGCGCTCGTGCTGATCGACGCGGCTGGCACGCGGGCGTTTTGCGCCGGCGGCGATATCGCCGAGGTTCACGCGCTGGTCGCCGCCGGTGATCTGGAGGCGGCGCGCGTGCATGTCGCGCGGGAGTACCGGCTCGACCTGAAGATCGCCGGCTATGCGAAACCCGTCGTGGCGCTGATGGACGGCCGGGTGATGGGCGGCGGGCTCGGGATCTCCGCCCATGCCCGCCATCCGGTCGCCACCGACCGCACGCAAGCAGCCCTTCCGGAATGCGCGCTCGGCTGGGTCCCCGATTCCGGCGCCTCCGCCCTGCTCGCGGCGATGCCGGAGACCGTGGCCACCTATCTGGCGCTTTCCGGCGCGCAACTCTCCGCCGGCGACGCGGTGGGCTTGGGGGTTGCCCGCCACATCGTGCCCGCAGCGGCGCGCGACACGCTCACGCAAGCGCTGTGCGACAGCGGGCGGGCCGATGAGATCGCGGACTTCGAATGCCCCCCGCCACCGGGTCCGCTCGCCGGGCGTCGCGCGGAAATCGACGCGGTGTTTTCGGCGTCCACGGTGGCGGAGTGTCTCGACCGGCTCGACGCGATGGCACGTGAGGCCGGCGACGACGCAGGAAATGGCGCCGCACGGGAGCGGGCCGCCTGGGCGTCCGGAACCGCGCGTGCCATCCGCCGTCACGCCCCGCTCGCCCTCACCCTGGCGCTGGCGCTTCTCCGGCAAGGCCGATGCGGCCCGGCGCCCGGTGATCTGCGCGCGGCAATCGCGCGCGAATACGGGATCGTCTGTCAGTTGCTCGAAACGCCGGATTTCAAGGAAGGGATCCGCGCCCTGCTGATCGACCGGGACCGGGCGCCGCGCTGGCGGCAGACCCACGATCACCGCTTCGAGGAAGCGGAGATCGACGCCTGGTTCACCCGAGGCGCCGGCTTTTCCCTTTCGGCCGCCTTTTCCCTTGCGGATGAGACGTGA
- a CDS encoding ectoine synthase, producing MIVRTWNAAPAAGVFERAASREMVAPSDAVGHAIYDTRIAAGEADRLTAGAAAPFEAQAHYCVAGEGTVSIDGRCWPIAPDTIVAARADARIAFTADSDLRICSIFAGDTPLPAETPALVRSVAEIEGTPRDVFWGNGQSRRLLVRSDGFGFALCQTLGNAHTDSPLQYRHHFESCYYVTGSGEYVWGDGRHPIDTNGAGGTVFIMNENDAHRMVVDDPSMCLSVFTPPIEGHESHDFTRKRPSSY from the coding sequence ATGATCGTGCGAACCTGGAATGCCGCCCCGGCGGCCGGCGTCTTCGAGCGCGCCGCATCGCGGGAAATGGTGGCCCCGTCCGACGCGGTGGGGCATGCGATCTACGACACGCGGATCGCCGCCGGCGAAGCCGACCGGCTGACGGCGGGGGCGGCCGCGCCCTTCGAGGCGCAGGCCCATTACTGCGTCGCCGGCGAGGGAACCGTCTCGATCGACGGCCGGTGCTGGCCGATCGCGCCCGACACGATTGTCGCCGCCCGGGCCGACGCGCGCATTGCCTTCACGGCGGATAGCGACCTGCGGATCTGTTCGATCTTCGCCGGCGACACGCCCCTGCCGGCCGAGACGCCCGCGCTGGTGCGCTCGGTGGCGGAAATCGAGGGAACGCCGCGCGACGTCTTCTGGGGCAACGGCCAGAGCCGACGCCTCCTGGTGCGCAGCGACGGCTTCGGCTTCGCCCTGTGCCAGACCCTTGGCAATGCCCATACGGACTCGCCGCTGCAATACCGGCACCACTTCGAGTCCTGCTACTACGTGACGGGCAGCGGCGAATACGTCTGGGGCGACGGCCGCCACCCGATCGACACCAATGGCGCCGGCGGTACCGTCTTCATCATGAACGAGAACGACGCCCACCGCATGGTGGTGGACGACCCGTCCATGTGCCTCAGCGTCTTCACCCCGCCCATCGAGGGGCATGAGTCCCACGATTTCACCAGAAAACGGCCGTCCTCCTATTAG
- the gph gene encoding phosphoglycolate phosphatase (PGP is an essential enzyme in the glycolate salvage pathway in higher organisms (photorespiration in plants). Phosphoglycolate results from the oxidase activity of RubisCO in the Calvin cycle when concentrations of carbon dioxide are low relative to oxygen. This enzyme is a member of the Haloacid Dehalogenase (HAD) superfamily of aspartate-nucleophile hydrolase enzymes (PF00702).), which produces MARGMEFGGTRCGWPQALLFDLDGTLVDSVPDLASAVNRLLAAEGLDPLTRDAVRGMVGNGLRKLVERAFAARGQRLDAAGLDAMSARMTQVYGERLTEETVLMAGAGETVAAYASAGVGLAVVTNKPEALSRRILAHFGLDTAVPVVIGGDTCATRKPDPEMLHAACAALGVPASRALMVGDSAADIDAARAAGMACVALRGGYTRRPVDELGADMVIDGLAGLPQAIERLKEPA; this is translated from the coding sequence ATGGCGCGAGGGATGGAGTTTGGCGGGACGCGCTGTGGCTGGCCGCAGGCGTTGCTGTTCGATCTCGACGGAACGCTGGTCGACAGCGTTCCGGACCTCGCATCGGCCGTGAACCGGCTGCTGGCCGCCGAGGGGCTCGATCCGCTCACCCGCGACGCGGTGCGCGGGATGGTCGGCAACGGGTTGCGCAAGCTCGTGGAACGGGCCTTCGCGGCGCGGGGGCAGAGGCTCGACGCGGCCGGGCTCGACGCCATGAGCGCGCGCATGACGCAGGTCTACGGTGAGCGACTGACGGAGGAGACTGTCCTCATGGCGGGGGCGGGCGAGACCGTCGCCGCCTATGCAAGCGCCGGCGTGGGCCTCGCCGTCGTCACCAACAAGCCGGAAGCCCTGTCGCGCCGCATCCTGGCGCACTTCGGGCTCGACACGGCCGTTCCGGTCGTCATCGGCGGCGATACTTGCGCGACCCGCAAGCCGGACCCGGAGATGCTGCATGCGGCCTGCGCGGCGCTCGGCGTGCCCGCGTCGCGCGCCCTCATGGTGGGCGACAGCGCGGCCGATATCGATGCGGCGCGCGCGGCCGGCATGGCCTGCGTGGCCCTGCGCGGCGGCTACACGCGCCGGCCCGTCGACGAACTCGGCGCCGATATGGTGATCGACGGGCTTGCCGGGCTCCCGCAGGCCATCGAGCGGCTCAAGGAACCGGCCTGA
- a CDS encoding BCCT family transporter, which produces MTDQATGTGIPEPEGAADIIETEFEIGQDNIEGNVGPFGFDIHNPVFLISGLSVVAFVIYALVVPQQAADFFGWLRPALTSTFDWFFLSSANIFVLFCLMLIVSPWGSVRLGGQEATPDYSYLGWFAMLFAAGMGIGLMFFGVLEPAYYFATPWGDAPLGTVRPFDENGALIAANVEEARRMALAATSYHWALHPWAIYAVVALALALFSFNKGLPLSIRSAFYPIFGERVWGWTGHVIDTIAVFATLFGLATSLGLGAQQANAGLEYVYGVPNSVTVQVILIIGITAVALVSVLRGLDGGVKVLSEVNMVIAFLLLFFVLFTAGAASILTEFAQGIVAYGQEVIALSNPFGREDTGYLQGWTAFYWAWWISWSPFVGMFIARVSRGRTVREFLTCVLIIPSLVCILWMAVFGGAAINDMVADPATSAVKANVIDAYRPELSLFAMLEGLPLAAITSTIGIVLVIVFFVTSSDSGSLVIDTITAGGKVDAPVPQRVFWCTFEGLVAIVLLIGGGLSSLQAMVISTGLPFTLVLLVMCFAIFRGLQTEQR; this is translated from the coding sequence ATGACAGACCAAGCCACCGGCACCGGGATTCCCGAGCCCGAAGGCGCGGCCGATATCATCGAGACGGAATTCGAGATCGGTCAGGACAACATCGAAGGCAACGTCGGCCCCTTCGGCTTCGACATCCACAACCCGGTGTTTCTCATCTCCGGCCTTTCCGTGGTCGCCTTCGTGATCTACGCCCTCGTCGTGCCGCAGCAGGCGGCCGACTTCTTCGGCTGGCTCCGCCCGGCCCTCACCAGCACCTTCGACTGGTTCTTCCTGAGTTCCGCCAACATCTTCGTGCTGTTCTGCCTGATGCTGATCGTCAGCCCCTGGGGCAGCGTGCGCCTCGGCGGCCAGGAGGCGACGCCCGACTACAGCTATCTCGGCTGGTTCGCGATGCTGTTCGCCGCCGGCATGGGCATCGGGCTGATGTTCTTCGGCGTTCTGGAGCCGGCCTATTACTTCGCCACGCCCTGGGGCGACGCGCCGCTCGGCACCGTGCGTCCCTTCGACGAGAACGGCGCGCTCATCGCCGCCAACGTCGAGGAAGCCCGGCGCATGGCGCTGGCCGCGACCTCCTACCACTGGGCGCTGCACCCCTGGGCGATCTATGCCGTGGTGGCGCTGGCACTGGCGCTGTTCAGCTTCAACAAGGGCCTGCCGCTGTCGATCCGCTCCGCCTTCTACCCGATCTTCGGCGAGCGCGTGTGGGGCTGGACCGGCCATGTGATCGACACCATCGCGGTCTTCGCGACGCTGTTCGGCCTCGCCACCTCGCTCGGCCTCGGCGCGCAGCAGGCGAACGCCGGCCTTGAGTATGTCTACGGCGTGCCCAATTCGGTGACCGTCCAGGTGATCCTGATCATCGGCATCACGGCCGTGGCGCTCGTTTCGGTGCTGCGCGGCCTCGACGGCGGCGTGAAGGTGCTGTCCGAGGTCAACATGGTGATCGCCTTCCTGCTGCTGTTCTTCGTGCTGTTCACCGCCGGCGCGGCGAGCATTCTGACGGAGTTCGCGCAAGGGATCGTCGCCTACGGGCAGGAGGTGATCGCGCTGTCCAATCCGTTCGGGCGCGAGGACACCGGCTACCTGCAGGGCTGGACGGCCTTCTACTGGGCCTGGTGGATCAGCTGGTCGCCCTTCGTCGGCATGTTCATCGCCCGCGTCAGCCGCGGCCGCACGGTTCGGGAATTCCTGACCTGCGTGCTGATCATCCCCTCGCTCGTCTGCATCCTGTGGATGGCCGTCTTCGGCGGGGCCGCGATCAACGACATGGTCGCCGATCCGGCGACGAGCGCGGTCAAGGCCAATGTGATCGACGCCTATCGCCCGGAGCTCTCGCTCTTCGCGATGCTCGAGGGGCTGCCGCTCGCGGCCATCACCTCGACGATCGGCATCGTGCTGGTGATCGTGTTCTTCGTCACCTCCTCCGACTCCGGCTCGCTGGTGATCGACACGATCACCGCCGGCGGCAAGGTCGACGCGCCGGTGCCGCAGCGCGTGTTCTGGTGCACCTTCGAGGGGCTTGTCGCGATCGTGCTGCTGATCGGCGGGGGACTGAGTTCGCTTCAGGCGATGGTGATCTCCACCGGCCTGCCCTTCACGCTGGTGCTGCTGGTGATGTGTTTCGCCATCTTCCGCGGCCTGCAGACGGAACAGCGCTGA
- a CDS encoding ferredoxin reductase family protein, translating to MPAFALIVLYLCLVFAPLVLAGLSGRPPRPLMDELAAGAGLVAFAILLVEFLLSGRFRAISGRVGMDVTMRFHQLLARSALALALIHPFLYTLPFNRPLPYDPTRQLTLTFEGEGLVTGVLAFALLPSLVVLSIARDKLPYRYETWRLAHGLGALAIAGLVYVHALEAGRYSQDPLMQGLWTGLVALAVLSLVFVYAIKPLAQMRHPWRVAAVRSAATRTWEVTLAPDGHDGLTYRAGQFAWLNIGRTPFSLAENPFSIASAPADGPEVRFLVKELGDFTSTLGAVEVGTRAYLDAPHGHLTLEGRREPGIAFLAGGVGIAPMFALLGQLIREEDPRPTVLVYGNRTAAQIACGEELARIRRLHRTEIVQVLSEPPPDWDGEVGLLDAARIRALFSDPKYRDWLFVLCGPPAMMEIAEDTLIQIGVAPRQILAERFRYD from the coding sequence ATGCCTGCCTTCGCGTTGATTGTCCTGTATCTTTGCCTCGTCTTCGCGCCTCTGGTGCTCGCCGGGCTGAGCGGGCGACCGCCGCGTCCGCTGATGGACGAACTGGCCGCCGGCGCGGGGCTCGTCGCCTTCGCGATCCTGCTGGTGGAATTCCTGCTGTCCGGCCGCTTCCGTGCCATCTCCGGCCGTGTCGGGATGGACGTGACGATGCGCTTTCACCAGTTGCTGGCGCGTTCGGCGCTCGCGCTGGCGCTGATCCATCCCTTTCTTTACACGCTGCCCTTCAACCGGCCGCTGCCCTACGATCCGACGCGGCAACTCACCCTGACTTTCGAGGGGGAGGGCCTGGTGACGGGCGTGCTCGCCTTTGCGCTCCTGCCCTCGCTGGTGGTGCTGTCGATCGCCCGCGACAAGCTGCCCTATCGCTACGAAACCTGGCGGCTGGCGCATGGGCTGGGCGCGCTGGCGATCGCCGGTCTCGTCTATGTCCACGCGCTGGAGGCCGGCCGCTACAGCCAGGATCCGCTGATGCAGGGGCTCTGGACGGGGCTCGTCGCGCTGGCCGTGCTGTCGCTTGTCTTCGTCTATGCGATCAAGCCGCTGGCGCAGATGCGCCACCCGTGGCGGGTCGCGGCGGTGCGTTCGGCCGCGACACGAACCTGGGAGGTGACGCTCGCTCCCGACGGCCACGACGGGCTGACCTATCGGGCCGGCCAGTTCGCCTGGCTCAACATCGGCCGCACACCGTTTTCGCTGGCCGAAAATCCGTTCTCCATCGCCTCCGCGCCGGCGGACGGGCCCGAAGTGCGCTTTCTGGTGAAGGAGCTTGGCGATTTCACCTCTACGCTCGGGGCCGTCGAGGTCGGCACGCGGGCCTATCTCGACGCGCCGCATGGACATCTGACGCTGGAGGGGCGACGCGAGCCCGGCATCGCCTTTCTCGCCGGCGGGGTGGGCATTGCGCCGATGTTCGCGCTTCTGGGTCAATTGATCCGCGAGGAAGACCCGCGCCCCACGGTGCTCGTCTACGGCAATCGCACGGCAGCGCAGATCGCCTGCGGCGAGGAACTGGCGCGCATTCGCCGGCTGCACAGGACCGAGATCGTTCAGGTGCTGTCGGAGCCGCCGCCGGATTGGGACGGCGAGGTCGGCCTGCTCGATGCGGCGCGTATCCGGGCGCTGTTTTCCGACCCGAAGTACCGGGACTGGCTCTTCGTGCTCTGCGGACCGCCGGCGATGATGGAGATCGCCGAGGACACGCTGATCCAGATCGGCGTCGCGCCGCGCCAGATCCTGGCCGAAAGGTTCCGCTATGATTGA
- a CDS encoding V-type ATP synthase subunit A, giving the protein MSPVSAPASDLPAPSAEVVAVQDDLVTITPLGEAPLVKNEVVYIIPHGPERVGGRTEYLKAEVLRVRGATAEAQVFESTQGVRIGDKVIQTGEMLSVALAPGLLGGVFDGMQTPLAEVASDFGFFLPRGVLMPPLDRTRKWAFTPKVRSGDTVRAGDVIGSVPEGRFDHKIMVPFGFADTLTVERVREGAHTIDEVIATLRDGKGRLHELTMTQRWPVRRPIPEGLARTGQAERLYPREPLITTIRLIDTFFPVARGGTACIPGPFGAGKTVLQSLISRFSAVNIVIVVACGERAGEVVETITEFPNQPDPSGDGTLMDRTVLVVNTSSMPVAAREASIYTGITLGEYYRQMGFDVLLIADSTSRWAQAMRETSGRLEEIPGEEAFPAYLDSSIRGVYERAGVMRSADGSVGSLTVIGTVSPAGGNFEEPVTQSTLGTVKTFLGLSYDRAYKRFYPAVDPLLSWSRYGPQLADWFARELGADWQARVEAMTDLLARGDEIGRMMQVTGEDGVTTEDFVAHQKALFLDMVYLQQDAFDDVDISAPLQRQKETFDLVYRIATHEFAFADKDAARDFFTRLTGLFKNLNYAAETGPRRGELIAEIRAALAAAPDASSVGAQAGAQVAARLGT; this is encoded by the coding sequence ATGAGCCCTGTCTCCGCCCCCGCTTCGGATCTGCCGGCGCCGAGCGCCGAAGTCGTCGCCGTCCAGGACGATCTGGTGACGATCACGCCGCTCGGCGAGGCGCCGCTGGTCAAGAACGAGGTGGTCTACATCATCCCGCACGGCCCCGAACGGGTCGGTGGGCGCACCGAGTATCTCAAGGCCGAGGTGCTGCGCGTGCGCGGCGCGACGGCCGAGGCCCAGGTCTTCGAGAGCACGCAGGGCGTGCGCATCGGCGACAAGGTGATCCAGACCGGCGAGATGCTGTCGGTGGCGCTCGCGCCCGGCCTGCTCGGCGGGGTGTTCGACGGCATGCAGACACCGCTCGCCGAGGTCGCGTCGGACTTCGGCTTCTTCCTGCCGCGCGGCGTGCTGATGCCGCCGCTCGACCGCACGCGCAAATGGGCCTTCACGCCCAAGGTGCGCTCCGGCGACACGGTCCGCGCCGGCGACGTGATCGGCTCGGTGCCGGAAGGGCGTTTCGATCACAAGATCATGGTGCCCTTCGGATTTGCGGACACGCTGACGGTGGAGCGGGTGCGCGAGGGCGCGCACACCATCGACGAGGTGATCGCCACGCTGCGCGACGGCAAGGGTCGGCTGCACGAACTGACCATGACCCAGCGCTGGCCGGTGCGCCGGCCGATCCCCGAGGGACTGGCCCGCACGGGTCAGGCCGAGCGGCTCTATCCGCGCGAGCCGCTGATCACCACGATCCGCCTGATCGACACCTTCTTTCCCGTGGCGCGCGGCGGCACGGCCTGCATTCCCGGTCCCTTCGGCGCCGGCAAGACGGTGCTGCAGTCGCTGATCTCGCGCTTTTCCGCCGTCAACATCGTGATCGTGGTCGCCTGCGGCGAGCGCGCCGGCGAGGTGGTGGAGACGATCACCGAGTTTCCCAATCAGCCGGACCCCTCCGGCGACGGCACGCTGATGGACCGCACGGTGCTGGTGGTGAACACCTCGTCGATGCCGGTCGCGGCGCGCGAGGCCTCCATCTACACCGGCATCACGCTCGGCGAATACTATCGCCAGATGGGCTTCGACGTGCTTTTGATCGCGGATTCCACCTCGCGCTGGGCGCAGGCGATGCGCGAGACCTCCGGGCGGCTTGAGGAGATTCCGGGCGAGGAGGCCTTTCCCGCCTATCTCGACAGCTCCATTCGCGGCGTCTACGAGCGCGCCGGCGTGATGCGCAGCGCCGACGGCTCGGTCGGCAGCCTGACGGTGATCGGCACCGTGTCGCCCGCCGGCGGCAACTTCGAGGAGCCGGTCACCCAGTCGACGCTCGGCACGGTCAAGACCTTCCTCGGCCTGTCCTACGACCGCGCCTACAAGCGCTTCTATCCGGCCGTCGACCCGCTGCTGTCGTGGTCGCGCTACGGGCCGCAGCTGGCCGACTGGTTCGCCCGCGAACTCGGCGCCGACTGGCAGGCCCGCGTCGAGGCGATGACGGACCTGCTCGCCAGGGGCGACGAGATCGGCCGCATGATGCAGGTGACCGGCGAGGACGGTGTCACCACGGAGGATTTCGTCGCCCATCAGAAGGCACTGTTTCTGGATATGGTCTATCTGCAGCAGGACGCCTTCGACGATGTCGACATCTCCGCGCCGCTTCAGCGGCAGAAGGAGACCTTCGACCTCGTCTACCGGATCGCGACGCATGAGTTCGCCTTCGCCGACAAGGACGCGGCGCGCGATTTCTTCACGCGGCTGACGGGCCTGTTCAAGAACCTCAACTATGCCGCCGAAACCGGCCCGCGCCGGGGCGAACTGATCGCCGAGATCCGCGCCGCCCTCGCTGCCGCGCCGGACGCGTCTTCGGTCGGGGCGCAGGCGGGGGCGCAGGTCGCGGCCCGGCTCGGGACATAG
- a CDS encoding 2OG-Fe(II) oxygenase: MLKTGEIARDLTAESIRKLIARAVDAIHVPGFYPAELSARFADAIAAHSELEAYEIQSSLKRLGMGYVDVAGRAEKAEQYHSEAMRSIWGIRDMIYPTLTPIDHFRLLLEEIWPAGATLQTIKGNKSFVGTCRVIEPGGVMLPHNDRLARMLGDDSAGLTGQMAMNIYLDMPPAGGELELWLREPTPEEDAVQVTDDGIAREGLDEPRVVIRPGNGDLVLFNSQLIHCVTPAVGGRRVTASCFVGYRGDAAPLTYWS, translated from the coding sequence ATGCTGAAGACCGGTGAAATCGCGCGGGATCTGACGGCGGAATCCATTCGCAAGCTGATCGCCCGCGCGGTCGACGCCATCCATGTGCCGGGGTTCTATCCGGCGGAGCTGAGCGCGCGTTTCGCCGATGCCATCGCGGCGCATTCCGAGCTCGAGGCCTATGAGATCCAGAGTTCGCTGAAGCGTCTCGGCATGGGCTATGTGGATGTCGCCGGGCGCGCGGAGAAGGCCGAGCAGTACCACAGCGAGGCGATGCGCTCGATCTGGGGCATCCGCGACATGATCTATCCGACCCTGACGCCGATCGACCATTTCCGTCTGCTGCTGGAAGAGATCTGGCCGGCCGGCGCGACGCTGCAGACCATCAAGGGCAACAAGAGTTTCGTCGGGACCTGCCGGGTGATCGAGCCGGGCGGGGTGATGCTGCCGCACAACGACCGGCTGGCGCGCATGCTCGGCGACGACTCCGCCGGGCTGACCGGGCAGATGGCCATGAACATCTATCTCGACATGCCGCCGGCGGGCGGCGAACTCGAACTGTGGCTGCGCGAACCGACGCCGGAGGAAGACGCGGTGCAGGTCACCGACGACGGCATCGCCCGCGAGGGGCTCGACGAGCCGCGTGTCGTCATCCGCCCGGGCAACGGGGATCTGGTGCTGTTCAACTCCCAGCTCATCCATTGCGTGACGCCGGCGGTCGGCGGGCGCCGGGTGACGGCCTCCTGTTTCGTCGGCTATCGCGGCGATGCGGCACCTCTCACCTACTGGAGCTGA